tggctcaataatatttagatctagtgactgtgcaggccatgggagatgttcaacttcactttcatgttcatcaaaccaatctttcatcagtcttgctgtgtgtattggtgcattgtcatcctgatacacggcaccgccattggatgcacatggtcctccagaatggttcggtagtccttggcagtgacgcgcccatctagcacaagtattgggccaagggaatgccatgatatggcagcccaaaccatcactgatccacccccatgcttcactctgggcatgcaacagtctgggtggtacgcttctttggggcttctccacaccgtaactctcccggatgtggggaaaacagtaaaggtggactcatcagagaacaatacatgtttcacattgtccacagcccaagatttgcgctccttgcaccattgaaaccgacgtttggcattggcacgagtgaccaaaggtttgacTATAGTAGCccagccgtgtatattgaccctgtggagctcccgacggacagttctggtggaaacaggagagttgaggtgcacatttaattctgccgtgatttgggcagccgtggttttatgttttttggatacaatccgggttagcacccgaacatccctttcagacagcttcctcttgcgtccacagttaatcctgttggatgtggtttgtccttcttggtggtatgctgacattaccctggataccgtggctcttcatacatcacaaagacttgctgtcttggtcacagatgcgccagaaagacgtgcaccaacaatttgtcctcttttgaactctggtatgtcacccataatgttgtgtgcattgcaatattttgagcaaaactgtgctcttaccctgctaattgaaccttcacactctgctcttactggtgcaatgtgcaattaatgaagattggccaccagactggtccaatttagccatgaaacctaccacactaaaatgacaggtgtttcagttattttgtccaacccctgtatattacaATGGGAAAGTCTACAGACTCTATACAGAATTCAGGAATGTCACTGGGAACCATTTTGAAGTAACTTAAGGCCCCTCATTTTTTTATAAACAATTGTTTTAATGTGTAGAGTGCATGTAACAGTGGTCTTTTGCCAAAGCCACAagtaaaacccaaactgtcaacTTATTTCTAGAGATAATGTGTACAGATGGGTATAAATAATCCAAAAACATGTCTGTCATGagttagaagctgctgaaaACTTGTCTTGCAGAAAAGTCCCTGCTTCTGCTTTTTAAAACAACTGTAAGGCTTCTATGATGTATTGCTTGTGGCTCAGTCTAATGGTTGTAATCAAATAAGCTTTAATTATACAGGCACAGAGACATTAATTGTGctcgttttacacactttggttacattcatgacagaaacggtagttacacgttacacaagattcatcagttcacaagtttaatgtcaaacacagtcatggacaattttatatctccaattaacctgacagtgggtgtgttcgaaaacctggtGAGCTCCCTTTCTGTCTTattgcctacataggcagctgcctaagtagaaaggattcttataagtcattgacttttaaggcaggttattcgaacgcgctacttaaaCAGCGATTTTatcagttttcgctaactaagctaacacagttagcctcatgccattcaaaccaataggatggggtggcacaacgcgctagcatgtcaactaacatctccctccgtgtaccaaaaacggttaaattcgctgacaagcccaaatttgcaaataaaaacacttgtgtaaaaatcaataataatttattaatgtttctCCGCACATctgccatattttttatttactcactgaatgctgggattgcctttaccgcTAAGGCAGcttcggatgctcactcgttcttgagtcaaaataccgtTAACCGTCGGGAGCGAGCGTagtatgatgtaaaatgctgtctatgtagagagcacacaccctgtctttggactgtgggaggaaacccacacagacacgtggagaacatgtgtggagaactccacacagaaaggacccagaccaccccacctgtgagacgacagtgctactcgTGCcacctctttttatttatttattaggattttaacatcatgttttacactttggttacattcatgacaggaacggtagttactcattacacaagattcatcagttcacaaggttatatcaaacacagtcatggacaatttagtatttccaattcacctcacttgcatgtctttggactgtggaaggaaaccggaacccccggaggaaacccacacagacacggggagaacatgcaaactacacacagaaaggacccagccgccccacctggggattgaacccaggaccttcttgctgtgaggtgacagtgctactcgtGCCGCCCCTTCAGTCAGAGAAAACAAACTCAATTTGAAAAAGAGGGAATGTGTTTTGTATGTCAATCAACAGTGTGTAGACCACAAACGAACATCGACAAGTGACGTCTACTATTTTCTGTTAAGATGAGGAATTCCATCTTTTCACCCAGCGAGCAGGGCCAGTCAGTTTACAGTTTGGTAATGGTATTTTTAGGGGTTAAACATGTGATACCTGGATGATAAAACAAATGCCCTTCTGCTTCCTCACTATTTACATTTAGGCAGTTTTAAAAGTGCAAATGTCAAAAATAGAatcagaaaaacaaacatttcagGCTGCAATAATCACAAAAAGACTGCAATAACCTGCTGAGATAGACAACAGGGTTACATGACTTGAGtcaacaaaaatacaaagaatcAAAAAGGAAACttagctgaaaaaaaaaaggttttgcaTAATGATAGCATGCATGGCTGAGCAAAGTTGCAGCTTTGATTTCCTATGATTATCTTATCCCGCATCATCAGCACTTTGTGGCTAGAAAATCTTTGTGCTGGAAACATCCGAAGAACGTGAGTACACAGAGCTCCTCCTCTCCGAAAGCTCACTGACAATTGTGGTGCATTTACTAAAACAAACAGGAAACCACTGTTTTAGAATCCTGAGCACCGAAGTTCTGAACTTCTGCCCCACAAAGGCGTAGATTATGGGATTGATGCAGCAGTGACTGAATGCTATGGTTTCCACCCACTGCATGGCCATGTCTGTGCCTACTTTCCACTCGCATTTCTGCATGTAACCTGAGTAATGCAAGAAGCGCATAAAGATGACGATGTTGTAGGGCGTCcagaagagaaagaaaacagCAACCAAAACCAGGATGAGTCTGACAGCTTTGTGCTTCCTTTGTGACTTAATGGACCTCAAGATGGGGATGATGCGTGAGTAGCAGAACACCATCACTGACAGAGGCAGGACCCAGCCGAGGATGTTAAGCTCAATGTAAGAGAATTGTCTCCATGTTGACCCGTGGGGATACTCTGGTTTGCATGTCCATTCGCCTGATTCATTCTTTGCTTGGCTAAAAATAATGGTTGGCAAAGAGGCTCCCAAGCTCAGAACCCACATTAACAAAGAAAGACCTATGCCAGCTTTGACAGACCTGTGGTTGGTAAAAAGAGAGGCTTGTGCATGGACGATGATGGCATAGCGGTCCACTGTCATCAGGACCATGAAAAAGATGCTTCCATAGAATCCCAGCATGAAAAGTGCTGTTATAGTGTGGCACATGATGTTCCCCAAGGTCCACTCACTGGTAGCAGCATGAGCCCAGAAAGGCAGTGAGATCAGGAAGAGGAGGTCTGAAACTGCCAGGTTGAAAAGACCCACATCTGTCATGTTTGATCTTTGATGGTACTTGACCAGTACACATAACACCAGACTGTTTCCGATGAAGCCCACAATGAAGACGATGCTGTAGAGTACAGGGATGAAGGCTTGCCCAAAGACTTTCACATTGCTGGGGCTGCACGGTGCCGTGTCATTGTCATTGTAATCAATGTTGTAATAGGTGGAGTAGTCAACTGTTTAGAAAAAATAAGGAAACAATAGTCTTATTATTGCCAGTAGTcttattatcttattattaaaGAGTACTATAATGTAGaattacaccgattaggcataacattataaccacctccttgtttctacacccaatgtccattttatcagctccacttaccatatagaagcactttgtagttctacaattactgactgtagtccatcagtttctctacataccttttttagcctgctttcaccctgttcttcaatggtcaggacccccacaggaccaccatagagcaggtattatttaggtggtggatcattctcagcactgcagtgacactgtgttgtgctggtatgagtggatcagccaCAGCAGcaccgctggagtttttaaacacctcactgtcactgctgaactgagaataatccacctaccaaaaatatatccagccagcagtgcACCGTGgccagcgtcctatgaccactgatgaaggtctagaagatgaccaactcaaacagcagcaatagatgagcgaccgtctctgactttacatctacaaggtggaccaactaggtagtagtgtctaataaagtggacagtgagtggacacggtattaaaaaactccagcagcgctgctgtgtttgatccactcatactagcacaacacacactaacacaccaccaccatgtcagtgtcactgtagtgctgagaatcatccaccacctaaataatacctgctctgtgggggtcctgatcattgaagaacagcatgaaagcaggttaaaaaagcatgtagagaaacagatggactacaatcagtaattgcagaactacaaagtgcttctacagtgggggaaataagtatttgatcccctgctgattttgtaagtttacccccttacaaagacttgaacagtctataatttttatggaaggtttattttaacagagagagacagaatatcaacaaaaaatccagaaaaaaaacattaaataaaagtaaattaataaattaagaaataaataaattaatttgtatttaattaagggaaataagtatttgatcccctaccaaccagcaagaattctgacccccacagaccggttatgtgcacaaaaggcacacaaattattcctgtccctgtataaaatactcctgtcacagaatcaatTTCTTCCGTtgaaatctctcgaccaccatgggcaagaccaaagagctatcaaaggacgtcagggacaagattgtagacctgcacaaggctggaatgggctacaagaccatcagcaagaaacttggtgagaaagagaccactgttggtgcgataattcgaaaatggaagaaatacaagatcacagtcaatcgccctcactctggagctccatgcaagatctcacctcttggggtaagaatgattctgagaaaggtgaggtcagcccagaattacacgagaggagcttgtcaatgatctcaagggagctgggagcagagaaatgctggatatgaccccaagaacaccatccccaccgggcatttctttgcctccaaacatggCGTGtggagtggagttgatgccaaagagctcaattttggtctcatctgaccatatcacattctcccaagctttctctgaatcattcaggtgttcattggcaaacttcagacgggcctgtacatgtgccttcttgagcagagggactttgcgggcactgcaggatctcaatccattacggcgaagtgtgttactaatggttttcttggtgactgtgctcccagctcccttgagatcattgacaagctcctcccgtgtaattctgggctgacctcacctttctcagaatcattcttaccccacaaggtgagatcttgcatggagctccagagcgagggtgattgactgtgatcttgtatttcttccattttcgaatgatcgcaccaacagtggtctctttctcaccaaacttcttgctgatggtcttgtagcccattccagccttgtgcaggtctacaatcttgtccctgatgtcctttgatagctctttggtcttgcccatggtggtcgagagatttgaacggaagaaactgattctgtgacaagagtattttatacagggacaggactaatttgtgtgcctcatgtgcacataaccggccTGTGggagtcagaattcttgctggctggtaggggatcaaatacttatttcccttaattaaatacaaattaatttatcacttttatttaatgtttcttttctggattttttgttgatattctgtttctctgttaaaataaaccttccataaaaattatagactgttcaagtctttgtaagggggtaaacttacaaaatcagcaggggattaaatacttatttcccccactgtatatgggaagtggagctgataaaatggacagtgagtgtagaaatgaggATCGTATGCTTGATCgatgtatatattaataaataatatatattatatatatatatatgtatatatactgtatatatatatatatatgtatatgtatgtatgtatatatatatatatatatatatatatatatatatatatatatatatatatatatatattcctacATTTTAACATAAAAACTGCTAAAAAGTGCATTTATTTCATGAATGtatattattcaggaatataaCTGTCACAAGCTATTCTGAAGTGGAATAAAGCCTTAATGAAGTTattctgtttttctgtttaataaaCGTCTAGCAGATCAGGTATTCAGTTCTGAACTGGTTTCACGTGTTCACTAGATTGATAGCAATTTCCTTTAGTGCCTCCTGTTGGCAGCTAaaacagaggttgtaattgaGGTACTGTATATACTTTGGCTAAGGTTTAAATCTCAaaagcatctacacagacatgtcagtgcgctctcaacGCCTCTGTGGTAAGCAGTCAATAGAAACATCAATACAGGTATCTACTAGGTATCCATGATGTTATCTTTGAACAAACTTATCAAACTACAGTATGTCTTGCTCTGAGCACAGGTACACACTTATTCcttatagtttattttatttactaatttattcACCGTTAGCAACGGGTGTGGAAGAAACACCTAAACATgatcattagaagaggtgtctatagtgtctaaaatactgtatattttttacaAGCCTGAGATGTAATGGATAACTTGATACTTTTTTAATTGCAAAATGTGTATAAGTTaccattattaaattattaaattattaattattaaatatccaaaataatgcaaattaaaaaaggtaaaaataaagttttacatTATTAACCTATATAAGCTTATATTAACatacaatatttaattaaatctatatggttgtattgtaattttttaaatgtatgcatacatacactgatctggcataacattatgaccactgacaggtgaagtgaataacactgattatctcttcatcaagcGTAAgagtgaggatttgagcgagtttgacaagggtcaaattgtgatggctagacaactgggtcagagcatctccaaaactgcagctcttgtgaagtgttcctggtctgcagtggtcagtatctatgaaaagtggtccaaggaaggaacagtgtaaACCgtcgacagggtcatgggcagccaaggctcattggtgcacgtggggagcgaaggctgggccgtgtggtccgatccaacagacgagctactgtagctcaaagaagttaatgctggttctgatagaaaggtgtcagaagaTAAggtgcagggctgttttggcagcaaaagggggaccaacacaatgttaggatagtggttataatgttatgcctgatcggtgtctatgaacataaaatatttaattaagtcTATATGGTCAGGATTTGGCATTAGTTTTTCCCAGTAATGAGGTTGTAttgttattttgtattttatgtcATCCCAATCCAAATCTAAATGGAAGCATACAATCGTCCAAAATGACTTGgtttgctgaagcattaagttTTCCCTTCAGTGGAACTAAAGGACCAACCACTGAAAAACAAGCCCAGAGCATTATCcatcctccaccaaactttacagttggcacaatgcagtcatatAGGTAATGTTCTCCTCTACattcaccaaacccagactcagaATGCCAGGTAGAGACGTGTGATTTGTGACTCcactccactgctctagagtctgCTTGGCATTGTGCATGGTGACAAGGCTTGCATGCAGCTGCTTATCCGTGGAAACCCATGTTGTGAAGCACCCTGCctacattttttttacagttactgaGTCAGCAAAGCGTTTGTGACTCAGCCCCTGGGtgacacttcgtggctgagttgctgtggtTGCTAAATGCTTCCACTTTTCAGTATATCATATAATAATTCAGTATATTTTTGGAATCAAATTTCACTTACTGACTTGTTGCAACAGTGGCATCCTATTATAATACAACATTTAATTTTACTGAGCTAATGTTTGTAAAGGCAGACGTGTTTGATTTATACACATGTGATTATGGGACTGAATAAAACACCTAAATTTAATGATTAAGATGTGTGTTCCAAAA
This DNA window, taken from Trichomycterus rosablanca isolate fTriRos1 chromosome 3, fTriRos1.hap1, whole genome shotgun sequence, encodes the following:
- the LOC134310076 gene encoding C-C chemokine receptor type 5-like — protein: MHNAKQTLEQWSGVTNHTSLPGILSLVDYSTYYNIDYNDNDTAPCSPSNVKVFGQAFIPVLYSIVFIVGFIGNSLVLCVLVKYHQRSNMTDVGLFNLAVSDLLFLISLPFWAHAATSEWTLGNIMCHTITALFMLGFYGSIFFMVLMTVDRYAIIVHAQASLFTNHRSVKAGIGLSLLMWVLSLGASLPTIIFSQAKNESGEWTCKPEYPHGSTWRQFSYIELNILGWVLPLSVMVFCYSRIIPILRSIKSQRKHKAVRLILVLVAVFFLFWTPYNIVIFMRFLHYSGYMQKCEWKVGTDMAMQWVETIAFSHCCINPIIYAFVGQKFRTSVLRILKQWFPVCFSKCTTIVSELSERRSSVYSRSSDVSSTKIF